The following proteins are encoded in a genomic region of Trypanosoma brucei gambiense DAL972 chromosome 8, complete sequence:
- a CDS encoding cullin, putative yields MLEEDLEAIRRMKADFEAIGELTDNEFRSDTTISKRMNHYSTVYNAATRITGYDDPRDPMGSGAEELLYVDFQEMLTRYLLKHSNLSAPSEMELFARILKVWERYKVMMKWNVNAFAYLSRFYIVNFSKPPLRQVALRIFHEQVLKKYVPTVVRVTHELLTAERKGEGVNREDVREAIELLSSVTVEQRQEIYNEQFLKQYLELTKDYYVALVAEWGESSSHTELLRQIEGAYNDEDVRCSYYFPPEDKRAVMVQVEEVLLDSSVVLDKLLKSKDGFIAKLKSREKNLLKLYYNLLSRRQKALACLADLTRDGITAEGSEKLRQYDNKERDIDFKSCVVDIMKLQDEFLTLSSECFDGDTTMLKAVKEGIERVYADGVRLTETVKRFVPMSELLAHYADSIIQGSGCSSSQEEELDRVITALSYVTDRDTFLAHSRDLLAQRILSPKKKFDDNIERSFAHRISHCCGVSSTCYLEGMLHDVDVAEGFRAADKLEAMGVKLPFAFDALVLKKGIWPPRIHSENFTPPPIISEALHSFEAAYLQGTRGRVLTWSYSNSSGDVHAAFKKGPKTLVMPGLQCWVLLAFNGANQLTVDDVVGRFGMTFDDAKPVLLSLVKASILIRESNFPTVSLHDIFIVNDNFTSKLKKMKIAMGRDQNIVAAQSEEVAREVEEDRKPAIDACLVRIMKSRRVLEHSMLVEECKERLLPTFSADPKLVKQRIEELIRKEFIERDANTPGLYRYAA; encoded by the coding sequence ATGCTTGAGGAAGACCTTGAGGCCATACGGCGTATGAAAGCCGATTTTGAGGCGATCGGCGAATTGACCGACAACGAGTTCAGGTCTGACACAACTATCAGTAAGCGTATGAATCACTACAGCACTGTATACAATGCTGCCACGAGGATTACAGGTTATGATGACCCCCGTGACCCGATGGGTTCAGGTGCGGAGGAGCTCCTGTACGTAGACTTTCAGGAGATGCTTACCCGTTACTTATTAAAACACTCCAACTTATCCGCCCCCTCAGAAATGGAGTTATTCGCCAGGATCCTAAAGGTGTGGGAGCGCTACAAAGTAATGATGAAGTGGAACGTGAATGCTTTCGCATATCTCTCAAGGTTTTATATCGTCAACTTCTCTAAGCCTCCCCTTCGGCAGGTTGCTTTGAGGATATTTCATGAGCAAGTATTGAAGAAGTATGTGCCAACGGTAGTTCGGGTGACCCATGAACTGCTTACTGCTGAACGAAAAGGCGAGGGTGTAAACCGTGAGGACGTTCGTGAGGCTATAGAATTGCTTTCTTCAGTAACCGTTGAGCAACGCCAGGAAATATACAATGAACAGTTTTTGAAGCAGTACCTGGAACTGACAAAGGACTACTATGTTGCGCTAGTGGCGGAGTGGGGCGAATCAAGCTCCCACACGGAACTCCTGCGGCAAATTGAAGGAGCATACAACGACGAAGATGTGAGATGTTCCTATTATTTCCCCCCGGAGGATAAGCGTGCCGTTATGGTTCAGGTGGAGGAGGTATTGTTGGATTCTAGCGTTGTGCTGGACAAATTACTGAAGTCAAAAGACGGTTTCATCGCCAAGCTAAAGAGCCGTGAGAAGAACCTTCTCAAACTCTACTACAACTTGTTGTCTAGACGTCAAAAGGCACTTGCGTGTCTAGCAGACTTGACGAGGGATGGGATAACCGCCGAAGGCAGCGAGAAACTTAGACAGTATGATAATAAGGAGAGAGATATCGACTTCAAATCGTGCGTTGTAGACATAATGAAACTTCAGGATGAGTTCCTGACGTTGTCATCAGAATGTTTTGACGGTGACACAACAATGCTAAAGGCTGTGAAGGAGGGCATAGAGCGGGTGTACGCTGATGGTGTTCGCCTAACGGAGACAGTGAAGCGTTTTGTGCCTATGAGCGAGCTACTGGCGCACTATGCTGACTCCATTATTCAAGGAAGCGGGTGCTCCTCTTcacaggaggaggagttggATAGGGTTATTACTGCCCTTTCGTATGTGACCGACCGTGACACTTTCCTTGCACATTCGCGTGATTTGCTCGCCCAGAGGATATTGTCCCCGAAAAAGAAGTTTGATGACAATATTGAGCGCTCATTTGCGCATCGGATTAGTCATTGCTGTGGTGTGTCTAGCACGTGCTATCTTGAGGGAATGCTTCACGACGTGGACGTTGCTGAGGGATTTAGGGCTGCAGATAAGCTGGAGGCGATGGGCGTGAAGCTTCCCTTCGCCTTCGATGCGTTGGTGCTCAAGAAAGGGATTTGGCCACCACGGATCCACAGTGAAAATTTCACACCTCCCCCTATCATTTCCGAGGCTTTACATTCCTTCGAGGCGGCCTACCTTCAAGGCACTAGGGGGCGTGTGCTCACCTGGTCCTATTCTAACAGCAGTGGAGATGTACATGCTGCGTTCAAGAAGGGCCCAAAGACGCTGGTTATGCCCGGCTTGCAGTGTTGGGTGCTTTTAGCATTTAACGGCGCCAACCAACTAACGGTCGACGATGTGGTAGGGCGCTTTGGAATGACATTCGACGATGCGAAGCCTGTGCTACTCTCCTTGGTGAAGGCATCCATCCTGATTAGGGAGTCGAACTTTCCAACTGTTTCCTTGCATGACATATTCATCGTGAACGATAATTTTACTAGTAAACtaaagaagatgaagataGCAATGGGGAGGGACCAAAATATTGTTGCTGCCCAGAGTGAAGAGGTTGCACGGGAGGTCGAGGAGGACAGGAAGCCCGCTATAGACGCCTGCTTGGTTCGCATTATGAAGAGCCGTCGCGTCCTTGAGCATTCGATGCTCGTGGAGGAATGTAAGGAAAGACTGCTTCCAACGTTTTCCGCCGATCCTAAGTTGGTTAAGCAACGAATAGAGGAACTAATTCGTAAGGAGTTTATCGAACGTGATGCGAACACACCCGGGTTGTACAGGTATGCCGCCTGA
- a CDS encoding TFIIH basal transcription factor complex helicase subunit, putative gives MIVVVAVTKHCTSPAGMKLFIEDVPVLFPYEYIYPEQLEYMTELKKGLDQGGHMVLEMPSGTGKTTTLLSLLIAYLHHHADEKRKVVYCTRTVGEVDKTASELRKILGLWETEEVGSRPLRGVCLTAKKNLCIEPSVVSRRHLDDVDAGCRSLTAPWQTDQRCVYFDTLENQGFDLRPGAYSLSDLKRLGEENHVCPYYLARKALKVADIVIHSFLYIVDPIVAEVTKEYMDENTIVVMDEAHNVDDVCIEAMSLIVTKDDAFQAKDNVKKLNEAVDRMKATNRQKLQEEYDRLVNGLAMAELARSGESTAGVSVQALNIPQDIAEEAIPGSLRQANHFLAFMQRLVDFTHRVVCRISRTYVADPLTFLTKVKEECSVDVRHLRYLTERLKVLLNTLQITSAHSFHNVSLIAQMFMTLSTHYTDDRYEKPGFVVVCEASDPTRPSIPDPVIRLVCVDASLALREVFAKYRSVILTSGTLSPLDIYPKMLGFSPVIAKSFQMTLSRKCIAPVVVTRSSESVNITAEEVTSSFVVRKNPEAQATVSAAYEDLLRGLAKTVPDGIVCFFTGYQYMSEVLLGWHRSGFLKELSRHKLIFVETQSVDDTATALESYRRACDIGRGAIFMSIARGKIAEGIDFDSHYGRAVVMFGVPFLPPIDEPLRQRIHWMEICLGIPGSEYRNFDAMRQASQCIGRVLRNKTDYGMMLLVDRRFALNDKRKKLPIWIQQCLKENTNLSVDAAVAVARGFFKEMAQPWEYKRDLGTTLFSVETLARKGFLKPSKSSVSRKTVDESRATTTVPPPAEEIIRPVREPDYRKRSRE, from the coding sequence ATGATCGTTGTCGTTGCTGTTACTAAACACTGCACTTCGCCAGCCGGAATGAAGTTGTTCATTGAAGACGTGCCGGTGTTGTTCCCCTACGAATACATATACCCTGAGCAACTGGAATATATGACGGAGCTCAAGAAAGGTTTAGATCAGGGGGGGCATATGGTTCTTGAGATGCCCTCAGGAACTGGTAAAACGACTACACTGTTGTCGTTACTGATAGCTTATCTGCACCACCACGCGGACGAGAAGCGAAAGGTTGTCTATTGCACCCGAACTGTCGGAGAGGTGGACAAAACTGCGAGCGAACTTCGAAAAATTCTGGGTTTATGGGAAACTGAGGAAGTAGGGAGCCGGCCACTGCGCGGGGTTTGCCTAACCGCAAAGAAGAACCTTTGCATCGAACCTAGTGTTGTTTCTAGGAGACATTTAGATGATGTGGATGCCGGGTGCCGCAGCCTTACTGCGCCGTGGCAGACTGACCAGCGTTGTGTGTACTTTGACACCCTTGAAAATCAAGGCTTTGATCTCCGCCCGGGGGCGTATTCCCTGAGCGACCTGAAGCGACTGGGCGAAGAGAATCATGTGTGCCCTTATTACTTGGCTAGGAAGGCGCTAAAGGTTGCGGATATTGTGATTCACTCGTTCCTCTACATTGTAGACCCGATCGTGGCCGAGGTGACGAAAGAGTATATGGATGAGAATACCATTGTTGTGATGGACGAGGCGCACAACGTGGATGATGTTTGCATTGAGGCAATGTCCCTTATTGTCACAAAAGATGATGCGTTTCAGGCCAAAGATAATGTGAAGAAGCTTAATGAGGCTGTCGATCGTATGAAGGCTACAAATCGGCAAAAATTACAGGAAGAGTATGACAGGCTTGTGAATGGCCTGGCGATGGCCGAACTAGCACGCTCCGGAGAGTCCACCGCCGGCGTGTCTGTCCAAGCCCTAAACATACCTCAAGATATTGCTGAGGAGGCGATTCCAGGGAGTCTACGCCAAGCAAATCACTTCTTGGCGTTTATGCAGCGACTAGTTGATTTCACTCATCGTGTAGTGTGCCGGATATCCCGGACATATGTTGCCGATCCACTTACCTTTTTAACaaaagtgaaggaggagTGTTCTGTAGATGTTCGCCATCTGAGATACCTAACAGAGCGTCTGAAGGTGCTACTGAATACTCTCCAGATAACGAGCGCTCACAGTTTTCACAATGTCTCGTTAATTGCGCAGATGTTCATGACACTTTCCACCCACTATACCGACGATCGGTACGAGAAACCTgggtttgttgttgtatgtGAGGCGAGTGATCCAACAAGGCCCAGCATCCCGGACCCCGTTATTCGTTTAGTTTGTGTGGATGCTTCTCTAGCGTTGCGGGAAGTATTCGCCAAATACAGGAGTGTGATACTAACGTCCGGTACTCTTTCTCCACTGGACATTTATCCAAAGATGCTTGGTTTCTCACCTGTGATCGCAAAGTCATTCCAGATGACTTTGAGTAGGAAGTGCATTGCCCCTGTGGTGGTGACGAGGAGCAGTGAGAGTGTTAACATTACCGCAGAAGAGGTAACAAGCAGTTTCGTCGTTCGTAAGAATCCGGAGGCTCAGGCAACTGTATCGGCTGCCTACGAGGACCTCTTACGCGGTCTGGCCAAAACAGTACCAGACGgtattgtttgtttcttcactggTTATCAGTACATGAGCGAGGTGCTTCTTGGGTGGCACCGATCCGGGTTTTTGAAGGAACTCTCGCGGCACAAACTCATATTTGTTGAAACGCAATCTGTTGACGACACGGCGACAGCACTGGAAAGCTATCGGCGGGCATGTGATATCGGACGCGGGGCAATCTTTATGTCTATTGCACGAGGGAAGATTGCTGAGGGAATTGACTTTGACAGTCACTATGGGCGAGCGGTCGTGATGTTTGgtgttccctttcttcccccAATCGATGAGCCGTTGCGACAGCGGATACACTGGATGGAGATTTGCTTAGGTATCCCTGGCAGTGAGTATCGTAATTTCGACGCCATGAGGCAGGCGTCACAATGCATTGGGCGTGTGCTGCGTAATAAGACAGACTACGGTATGATGTTACTCGTTGATCGGCGATTTGCTTTGAACGACAAACGCAAGAAATTGCCAATATGGATTCAACAGTGTCTGAAGGAGAACACAAATCTTAGTGTCGACGCGGCGGTCGCAGTTGCCAGGGGTTTCTTCAAAGAAATGGCCCAACCTTGGGAGTACAAACGGGACCTTGGCACCACCTTATTTTCTGTAGAGACCCTCGCTCGTAAGGGCTTCCTTAAACCGTCAAAAAGTTCGGTGAGTCGGAAGACTGTGGATGAGAGCCGAGCAACCACTACAGTGCCTCCTCCGGCAGAAGAGATCATTCGCCCGGTGAGAGAGCCTGACTACAGAAAACGGTCCCGAGAGTGA